A genomic region of Pseudopipra pipra isolate bDixPip1 chromosome W, bDixPip1.hap1, whole genome shotgun sequence contains the following coding sequences:
- the LOC135406036 gene encoding zinc finger protein 239-like: protein MLLLFLLLCLCPLLLPPLHPPSRELEDFSFPKLGQMKEAARKRKMPRAPRAGPELRTEGTEDKSPRQTLVGEAVLKGSTAQEGSGQEKGRRSPRRRGSKASPGCSEEEKTSLCQEGGQSLSWSSDLVVQQQLHTSEKPNKCLESGKSLSQNSELVVQERITALGKPYKCPSCGKSFCSSSNLLAHQRVHTGERPYECAECGKTFIYGSHLFTHRRVHTGERPYKCLECGKGFSVSSRLIRHQQIHTGERGPRPYKCGECKKSFRDSSGLITHQRMHTGDKPYKCSECGKSFSIKSNLTQHQKTHTGEWPYQCLECGKRSRSSSDLLKHQQTHTDERPFRCTDCGKGFKRNFTLVKHRHSHNREGPYKCEECGKSFTHSSALTTHQQSHQ from the exons atgctcctcctcttcctcctcctttgcctCTGCCCGCTCCTCCTCCCCCCGCTCCATCCCCCGAGCCGGGAGCTCGAG gatttctccttcccaaagcttggccagatgaaggaggctgcgaggaagaggaagatgccacGGGCCCCCcgggcag gccccgagctgaggacggagggcacggaggacaaatccccccggcagaccctggtgggagaggccgttttgaagggctccacggcacaggaaggcagcgggcAGGAAAAGGGCCGGcgatccccccgcaggaggggctccaaagccagcccagggtgctctgaggaggaaaaaaccagcctgtgccaggaaggcggccAGAGCTTGAGCTGGAGCTCCGACCTGgtggtgcagcagcagcttcacacCAGCGAGAAGCCCAACAAGTGCTTGGAATCTGGGAAGAGCTTGAGCCAGAACTCCGAGCTGGTGGTGCAGGAGCgcatcactgccctggggaagccctaCAAGTGCCCcagctgtgggaagagcttctgcagcagctccaacctccttGCCCACCAGCGTGTCCACACGGGGGAACGGCCCTACGAGTGTGCGGAATGTGGGAAGACCTTCATCTATGGCTCCCACCTCTTCACCCACCGCCGGGTGCACAcgggggaacggccctacaagtgcttggaatgcgggaagggcttcagcgTCAGCTCCCGCCTGATCCGccaccagcagatccacactggggaacggggGCCTCGGCCCTACAAATGTGGGGAATGCAAGAAAAGCTTTAGAGACAGCTCCGGcctcatcacccaccagcgcatgCACACGGGGGATAAGCCCTACAAGTGCtcagaatgtgggaagagcttcagcatcAAATCCAACCTGACCCAGCACCAGAAGACCCACACGGGGGAATGGCCCTACCAATGTCTCGAGTGTGGGAAGAGGTCTCGGAGCAGCTCGGACCTCCTCAAGCACCAgcagacacacacggatgagaggcccttccgctgcactgactgcgggaagggcttcaaacgCAACTTCACCCT